A window of the Lactuca sativa cultivar Salinas chromosome 5, Lsat_Salinas_v11, whole genome shotgun sequence genome harbors these coding sequences:
- the LOC111903185 gene encoding uncharacterized protein LOC111903185 — protein MCCCIRYDTHFHKVFKVYTKLWKFQQENRQKLVESGLKRWEIGDIASRIGQLYFGQYMRTSQASYLSEAYIFYEAVLTREYFKDGLFQDLNLANKQLRFLARFLTVCLVLNRREMVYQLVNQLKMLVSEIKRAFQVLIFQEHINIKCC, from the exons ATGTGTTGTTGCATCAGGTATGATACACACTTCCATAAAGTATTCAAAGTTTATACAAAACTATGGAAATTCCAACAAGAGAATCGACAAAAGCTAGTGGAATCTGGTCTTAAAAGATGGGAAATTGGTGATATTGCATCAAGAATTGGTCAACTTTATTTTGGGCAATATATGAGAACAAGTCAAGCCAGTTATTTATCTGAGGCTTATATTTTTTATGAAGCAGTTTTAACAAGAGAGTATTTTAAAGATGGATTATTCCAAGATCTTAATCTTGCAAATAAACAATTGAGATTTCTTGCTAGATTTTTGACAGTTTGTCTTGTGTTGAATCGAAGAGAAATGGTGTATCAGTTGGTAAATCAGCTCAAAATGTTGGTTTCTGAGATCAAAAGGGCGTTTCAG GTATTAATCTTTCAG gaacatataaacataaaatgttgttga